The following nucleotide sequence is from Hippoglossus stenolepis isolate QCI-W04-F060 chromosome 18, HSTE1.2, whole genome shotgun sequence.
GTCACAGCCGAGGACGGAGGATTCAGGCGTGACAGAGGGGAGGTCGGCCCAGCAACAGAGTGAGTTATGATGAGGCAATTTTAATGAGCTTCTAGTCCCGGCACCAAAAGCCCCAGTTGTCTCTTTTCTATTTCagcatgaaaaaaacacacaacattcctttttttctctggtGCCAAAACttaattgaaaacatttcagGGTAAAGTATGGTCTGGGGCCCCCATATGACTCTCATCCCTTCATTATCCctaacaataataaaaaggcATTACAATTATTAATGGCTGGAGCAGAGGCCTTCTCTCTTAAAGGGACAGTGGCAGGCTATTTTGCTTCTCACAACAAAGGGCCCAGAAATGGCTTCATCACATCACTTCGTTTGTCGGTTTTTCTAACATTCACTGTCATCGTAGGATTTATTATTCGGGGTCGTTCTTTTTAAGCCTGTTGGTTTTTCAGAGTCAAGTCAAAACCGAAAGCCAAACTACGATGCAGTGAGTTATCCTGACAGCCTCAGGGAGACGATAACACGACTAGACATACAGATACCAAAGAGCTACCATGTTGCACAAATGAAAGTTGTGGAGAGAATATGAGACGAAGCAATAAACCTGAACTTTCTCACATAACTCCGTCCTCCTCGTGGACGGCCGCCTCCTCCCGCACTCCCCCACTCCCTGAAGAGGGGGACAGAGGAACAGTGTGAATGAAGTGCCCCCACATTGTGCCGCAGCaccattgtgtgttttgcatctCCATAATAGAGGTGCCACTCGACTTCTCTTCCAATCAATGGGCTGGAGGGCCCATCGCTTTGCCTTGAAAAGCAATATGGCTGCCATCAATGCTTTCAAGACCCATTATCACAAATGAAGGAGTGGACACCattttttgtgctgtttttttttttggttagAGCCGACTGACTCataacatgtaaataaacacatgttcCCTACAGTATCACTGCTGTTACAAATCATACAAGTGTTACAAAAACCTCAATGAAATGTGTAACAGTTGATTTTTCTTGACAACCACACGCTGTCACCACTAAGCAAGGCCTGTACTGCTTGTTGGAATAACCAAACATATTATAACAGCCACGGTGAACCTACTGAGCCCTTAATCTGGTGAATTATAACATTTCAAGTGGGTAACATTGGATTTTGAGTTGCCCCGAGGACTATTACCTGTTCTGAGTAGTACGAGCACTTAGGTAATGTCGGTAAATCGACCAACCAAGAATATCAGAGGAACTGTGACTCAAAGGCTACATCCACGCTACTACATTTTACAGCGATGACTCAGTCACCCACATTCACTCTCTGATTAGTTCTTATTGGaatgaataacattttttgtaaacacacactgtcagtttCGGTTCCACCCAATCGTCAGTCCGAGAAAATGAATCCCTCAtcttacttttcattttgttgtttctcattttgcaatattttctgtaaccaagcaaccaactgcagagtataggcaatctgcttcctgtttacgcACATATCTAGTCTACATGATTGGTCCCATGATATAGGTGGGTTAATATGGACGGGGATTTTCTGCAGAGCTATGACGCTCATGTGGATGAGAATACTTGATGAGAAGATTTAAattgctgttttaaaatgaaaacatatttgatgGATGTAGCCAACAAGTCATTGTGGTTAAGGACTCTTGCCAGATGTTTAACATGCACACTGGCACACATGGAACAGATACAAAAAGGCTCTGAAATTGCTGGAGTTTCAATGACACATggtaaataattattttaagaagTAGCTAAACACATCAAACACtaaagtgtgtgtaaatgaactGACATTAACCCAAAACGGTGAagtttggatttttaaaaaggaatcaAGACagattaaaagttttaaatgattttaaaatgtatttatttaatgtgcaCGTACATTCAGAGGAGTGTCTTCATAATGGGCCACATAACATCTCAGCTCACAAGAACACAGGCGTCTTCTTTTTTctcagtgtgtctgagtgacGACTTctaacagacacacagggtGAAGATAAAGAAAGTTACCAAAAGCTTCTGGGCTCCATTTGGGCTGCAAATCCCCGAGAGGAGGAGTTTATACCTTTCTCTCACGTTTGAACAGTTTCCAGGAACAAACAGATAATACCTTCTGCAAACACCAATGTTTACAAGGTCAAGTCAATGCCCCTCAAGAGCTTCTTTTATCCAGATGGAAGATATCCACAGGGTTTTACTGGCTGCACGTCACCTTTGGTTATTTAATGAATGGGTTGTGGAGAGAGCTGCTTTCACAGCCGGTCACTTAATGGTGAATAAAAAACCAACATTAAGACTTTTAGGCACTTTTACACAAATCatttccccctccctctgtggTTATAATGCAGTAAGGCTGGGACTCGGCTCTTCGCCTACAGTGCAAATCTTAAATCACATATACAAACACTTTTGACCAAAAATAATTTTACACAATATACTGTACAATATATCCTTATATTGACTACATACAAAAATAGGCTCCTCCAACTTTACAAGATGACTAACATTTTTGAATTTGCAGCTGATAATACAACAAGGCTTCTTGTGCTATAACCCACAAACTGTCATCTTGCATGattctgacatttaaaacagcaaatgtcTTGAATTATATAAATTTGAGCAGATATGTAGAATTGAACAACCTTGTTTTAAGTTTATTGACAAAAGTGTCTGGTTCCAACAAAGCAGATGCCAGAGAGGTGAGTTGACTTCACGAAGAACAACACCACTGACTGTATAGTTGCCCTGGATGGATGGCAGCAGCTTTTCACAATAATGTGGTTAAAACCAAGATGGTGGTCAGGACTCGCAGCACACTCCGACACGGTGTGGAGTCGCCGGAGTTTTCCACATATTGATAATCCCCCTGGTCCGTGTAATCGTCCTCTGAATCGTCCTCAGTGTCCGAGAAGCCGCTTCCCGCGAACCTGTCGTCGGGGTCGTAGCAGAAAGTTTCCATGCTGACCTTTATGTACTCGCAGATGTTCCTCTCCGCGCCGTCGCACACGCATGTGTCCAGCTGCTGCGCCTTGGATATGGAGCGCATGTTGGCGATCACCCTGCGGCAGCCGTCCGTGCACCTCTCCCCTCCGAAAAGTTTCCGACAGTGAAATAAATAGTCCCTCATGGCGGAGCTGCAGGCCGGGTCCGTCTCGCACTGCCGCCGGGCCTCGGTGCAGCCCAGGGTGCTGGTCCGGGGCAGGCACGGCTCGATGGCTTGCTTGGTGCCCCGGCACACCGGGTCCAGGGCGCAGTCGCAGTCCTCCAGAGCCGGACCGCTCTGGGTGAGGTTGAGCTGGATCAGGGAGGATATGCAGTGGCTGGGGCACTTCTTGCGCTGCCCGTTGAGGACAGAAGCGCAGGCGTAGAGGTACTGGTCATACGCGTAATGGCACTCCGGCTCTCCGTGGCATTTGAGGATGGCTTTCCAGCAGACCAGCCGGCGGCTGTGGCTGGGAGATCCGACACAGAGACCGACGGTCAGGATGAACACGCTGCAGATCAACACCGCTGCCCGCTCCATCAAAATGGCACGACCTGCCATTTCCAGGAAGAATGAATATCAACACGGTCCAACTTCATATGGACTTCTGTAACTCCACGACGCTGCGTAAAAACCGCGTTTCTCCTGGATTGTTATCATGTCTCAGTTGGTGGCTCGGAGCGACCGAGGCGCCACAAAGTGAGCAGCAGCTCATCGAGGAGGGCTGCACGGAGCCGGTCATGTTCAGGTCCGCTCGCTTCAGGTCGTCTATGTGTCGTTAAGAAACCACAAAGACGAGCAAACTTGTTCCAAACTTCAACATGTCCGCAAAAAAAGACGCAACGACTTGTAAGTCCTCCAGAAGTGTCCCGAAGTCACTCATCCGCTCCCTGctgcactcctcctcctcctcctccttacccTGAGCCCCGCCGCTTTGTGATGAGGGCTGCGTAGTGATGGGATGATTACTGCAACCACCACGTCCCATTGGTTCGTCACACTGTTGTGATTCGCTCGTCACACGAGGCCAGTGACGCAAGCTACTGAGATTTCCTCCTGATGGTTTATCCCCATCAAGTAGAATAGAGTGGCTCCTGATGATGAGTGGTGTTGATGTCCTAAACACTAAATGCAACaatcaaaatatgtatttagtGATAGTAGAATTAGAAAAGCTTTTGGGGACAGTCTATTGAACTGGCAGAGGCTATAGTTCTGTAGGTTAGCCAATAAGATTACACATAAGAAGTGCACATCAAAGTTGAACCCAATAAATATCCAACTAATCTATATCTCTCCAAATTTTATTGatactgaaaacaaatgtaacattttaaacGATGATACAGAATCGTTGACGTAATCATTTTACCATCGTATCCATTCAATTACTTTCCAGACTGGATTGAAGGATTGTATATTGTGTGAATCTATTTTTGACTgttcaaattattattacacattttaaagatgagAATTATAACACTGACGTCATTATAAACTTCATGATTCTTACATCCATGAATGCAGATGGTAAACAAATTCACAGGATTTATAAGcgaatttaaagaaaatatcaagaCTATAGAAAATGTATAGACACTAAAAAAGTAACAAAACTGTCCAAATGTCCAATGAACTTTTCAATGAGCTATAAGAAAGTGTTTCccattttacttttcttttatctcctttgtattatattaaatataatcatTTGACATATTGTATGTACTGTTTTACTTATGTATCTGAATGACAtcattatttacacacatttgtaaataaagttagaAAACAGGGAGATTTCTGCTGCcttacttttttatttcctcaatgCAAAAAACGCTTGAAATGTCAATGTGGTTTATTGGCTTATTATGGTTTTATGGGATAACACATTTGAAAATTCTGATATCTATTAGTAGGCCTAGACTTGAAAAACAGCCCAAATAATTTATGAGGTCCAAAGTAAGACAGTGCAATAAAACAGTAAGATAAGAGATAAGATAAACTTTAGTGATCAAACACCGCGGAGATTCACTtcttacagcagcagatagtcagaaTGAGGCAGACAAGAGAACATGTAAAAGTATaatatagaataaaaagaaaactaactAACAGATTATACCCTATGCCAattaataattatcacaatatagtTTTAATCAATAGCTATATAAAGTCCAATATATAGACCATTTGGTATAATGCTTCTGCATCGTATGAGAAGAGTGAGGAGGTCCAATATTGAGCTAtctcagatttgtgtttgtcattctctgctcgtaaagagtttaaaaccacagccTTCACTCAGCAGTAAAAGTcagtgacatttatcatgattattataatgataTCGACTGACTCGTTTTGGGACATATCTCCCAGCTCTAGTCCAAATTATCCAAAAActgttctggactggagaaaatccgttttttttttcagagttaTATTCTCTGTATCATAAATTTTGATTCACAACATAGTTCAACTACTGTGGTGTGATTCTTACATTTTTTGGTTGTAATAATTGTATGTATAAAATCCTTGATTGTGTGGTCTTCCTGTCTGCAGGGagcaacagcagctgttatAACACACGCAGAGCTCCTGTTTTAAAACTTTCCCCCCATGAAACATAACAAGTCTTCCAGCTCTGCTACAACATACGTATCGACGCTGCACaggcacattaacacacaccaATAAAGGCATGCCAGCTGAAAGAGCCATCGTCTCCACATAGGGAGCTGGGAAAGTACCAGAGGCCTTCACACTAACACGtttggtattttttttacaagtgtGAGCAAGCTGTGGTGTGAAAATGACCAAGTGCTTTACCTTTTGGTTTAGGGTATTTCCTATTTCTCAACAATAACACTtaacaagaaaaagaagtgtGAATAGCAACTGCAATCACAGGCACGCCGTGTAAACAAACATCGAGCATGAGGCCAGCAGGGAAGGACACAGAATGGATCATTTGAGGGCTACAGAACCAAGAAAGAAAACCACTTGGTTCTCCCGACCCCGGCACATCACCGCGCTATGACCCAACAAAGAGCTGGCGGCTCTCGGGGGGGACCCTCGGACGCCCCCGATTCCAATTAGAGAGATTAGAGAAGAGTCGGGACAAGTGCCGAAGAGTTTCTTagccaaacaaaccaaacacccACCTCACTCCCTCTCATACAGCTGGCATACCAGAGCAACAGGCTGACTGCAGACTCAATTTAGAGCAACATCAAAGTGGTGGGTAGAGAAAGCCCAAATGGGGAACTGGTCAATGGTCCCCATTAACTACAAAGAAGCTGACGTCAGCCGAGACCAAAGACAGTACTCAACAGAGAGATATGTATAAATAAGGCTGCTGTGTCTacatattttgtactttttgctTAGAGTCTGGGTTTCTTTCGGTAAAATTACAGTGAAACACAAGTCTGTACAAAGCTTTCTTTTCAACAACTGAGGACAAACTAAAGCACAAACCCTGGCCACACTTAATTTGGGCTTTTCATAATGCATAGCAGAACCAAAATCCCATCAGTGCTGGACGTCAGCCAGATAAAAACAACGGCCAGATTCAGTGGAGCCAGCAGCTCTGTATGATGGAGCAGGCAGCTGCTCTCCCCCCTTACTGGACCTCTTAAATTACTCTAATACATCACttgcatttttttccttttatacCAAATGTCTCAGCCTGTACTAGGGGCAAATATGAGGCCTTTACAGTTTCCTTTACAGTCTTGTCGTAATTTCAAAAGGGTTTACGTTCAGATATGCATCCTGTTCGTGCGGCTGTTCATTGCGACTTTCACCAATGTAATAGAGTTTCCAGAAATGGAATGTGGTTCCCGAGAGTGTATTTGTAAATACTCGTGCAGAGACAGACATGCTCTTCAGTTTGTCTCCACTGCTGTCAGAAGTCGTTACACACGAGCTGCCCTGCCAGAACAATTCACTGAACTTTGTATTCAAGTGCTTCCaagcccagacacacacacacacacacacacacacacacacacacacacacacacacacacacacacacacacacacacacacacacacacacacacacacacacacacagaggagggggggagcagTCAATATTCAAAAGTTGCCAAATGTTTTTCTGCCTacgtttgtatttctttgtggCCAATGGAAACTTCTCAGATGactgtttttcatgtgtttctccATTCTTTTCAGACAATAGAAGAATCCTTTAGTGAAAACAAGAATTTTACTTTAACATGACTATGAATATAAGTGCCATTATTATTTATCGAGTCAACAACACTGATATATCAAACAGTACGGATCAACTGGATAAAGGTCATTTACGCTTGTGGCATAATGTTGGTCGATAAGTCAACAACTACTGGGTGGATTGTCACATTTGTATTCATGATCCCCAGATGATAAAGCTTAATTACTATGGTGTCCTTGTTTTTCCTTAAATGCCCCCATGAGGTGgaggttttagtttttcagtgaAATATATCACATTTACTATTAAATCTCTTGCGATGGAATTTGGTTCAGATGCATGATCCCCAGGGGATGAATCTTAATGATGTAGTTCATCTCCTGACCTTTCATCGAGTATTTCCCGCAGGTAAAAGTGTTCATTTATGtgattaaatatttcaacattgaCAAGAAGAATTGGCACAACGTTTTATACTAACGTTCTTGGTTCCCAGACCATGAATCCTGACTTGTGGTGACTTCCCTgactttttctccctctgccatCACGAGGCCTAAATTTGTGTTTCCATCGCTTGACTGAAGGATCCTAggatctgatcactcagaccacattggGAGGTTGTCAGGGACACATGTAGCTACATTCTTTTCACTGTGCGAACACAAATATTAGCCTGGACCACATGCAAAGTACCAACTACTCAGTTGACGTCTTAAAACCCGctgcagtgtaaacagaattttacttttctcagtgtccatattttcctttatttgtagctacaatatcaacactgagcACCACATGAtgacttttcttaaattggtaaaatatGTCTTCCTAGCTATGggtattcattcattcagtccctcctgcctccactttctctctatctgtctctttctcgcaaacagacacacataaacataagACTATTGGTCTTAGTGATTACAAACAACGGtcttatttgcatatagagctgTGGAattgagatccaatcacaagaggttacaggagacacattcaggacgcattttaatgtaaagtgtAAACAGAGAAACCTAACGCTggccacttgtgattggctctctcaggatggatgtaaTATCATATCCGAACAGGGCCTGTGACACACTCAGTCTTCAAAGCAAGCAAGCGCTCCATAACTTTGTCACACCAGAGATGTTTTGGGATGGCCCCACATGTTCTGAGACTATGTGCATCTCTCTGGTGGAAGCCACACaccacagcaggaaaaggaTTTGACTTTGCTCTCACAGAGGATTAGAGAGCCACAGGTTCAAACATGGGTCACTCCGGCTGTAAATTAGCTGAAAGTACTCAAAGTTTTAATCGTCTAAGCAAAAAAAGTTTAGAACACGGTATGATGAGAGGTTGAGCCGATAGACAGTTGTTACTGGTTTCCCATTAATAAGACTTTCCGATTCCTTTGGTTTATTTGATGGAACAGATACTAAGACAGGGAGTAAAGCTGCATAACGTTACGAAAAGATGCACCGTTTCACATAAGGTTTCATAGGAAAGCAGATGGGGCTGTTAAAAGGATTGGAAGAGGAGGCCTCAGTCCAGACAGAGAGGTAGACGCTGGTTTTGCCATCACAGATGAGGGTAACTGATATTGGGTGCTGTGGTAGACTAATGACACCTGCAGTAAAATCTGAGTTATAAGGAACAATGAAGACCTCCCAGGGTtgcaaaggccttcagtataGAGGTACTCTATTACACTGGTCAGGTAAGGATAAGATAATAGAGTCATTTCCCTTCAGTACAAAGCAGGGGAGGACAATGAAGCGACGCCCCCTGAGGTGATACCACTGAGTATCTGTGTCTAAAGAAGGAATCGTGCACCGCTACAGACGAAAACACAACTCTGGGACAGACAGGaggtttagtttttgtttgaaatgtgacCTCTCCTCTTCAAACAGTGATCCCGAATCTCTCCAAGAGGAAATAGCTgctcaggaaaacacaaatgccaCCACGACCTCCGCACAGAGACGTCATTGTTTATGATTTCAGGCTTTAGAAGacaccagagaggaagagaatgaaaagaaaaggaacattTTACTCTTCAGGTTTTGTTTAGGCTAATCAGATGAGATATAGTGtgaattcgtttttttttaattaggcCCTGTCCAAAATCCtcccccttggccctacccaTAGATATGTAGTGCCCTTCACTGGGAGGGAGCCACAAGGGAGAGGGCTAGAAAATCTTCCCTAGGATCATCAGCAGTCAACCAacgttattacagtgacaaacaatatcaacttTTTCACATTAATAACCGTtatcaaccaacattataacagtgacacatctgacaactgcaggacagacggAACAGATTAatctattgatcaatacacaCTCTACACACTACGGGTCACGGGAGTAACAAACCTTACTCAttactctcactcagactgtttacaGGCTTGTTCTGACAGCGTGAATATCCATTTTcctgaaacacaagcaaattAATTACATTATCATTTGCTACTGGATTAAAATAAGATATATCGCTGGGTTTAAGTAAAAATGTCAGGGTTATTCAGCAAGTTTTCATACTTGCATTCATGAGCATTTTACCCGCAGTGGTTAATTTGCTTCCTCCGTTTGTAAAGCATTTTTTAGGGGCGTTCTGAATACACTTCGGTTGAAGGGGTATTTAAAGGGCTAAATGGccactacccctacatcacatagagaaatggggCAACACTACAAGCAAAATGAAGGGGTAGGGGCAAGTGGTAGGGCAAAGGGGTGAATGGGCCTTGAACTGTGCTAAATAGAGAGACTGTTCTTTACCTTCCATCATAGCCTTccgtgctaagctaagctaggcTAAGTGGCTGCTTATTACTGTGGGAATAATACtctgcatgcacatacacacatacagtcccACAGTATAAGTTGCAGAAGCATGATATGAGGCTGCTAGTTTTCACATTTCAATGGTACATCCTGTAATTCAGACCCTCTGGCGTCCGGCCAATGTGGGACACACGAGCTCAGTCTTTAAAGCGTAGCTGTTGTTACAGGAGACAGAAGATGAGACATGACCCAATGCTTCCCTGACATTTACCCAAGTAATCACAGCGTTAGAGCGGAGTTGAAGATGCTCTCTGAGTCGTGGTTTTCATAGAACGTCAGACAAGACATGTGAATCATGTGGACTGATTCATGGCATTTTGCTGTTGCTGATGCACAGTTGATAAAGGTGATAAACAtgtgtctctttctgtcctcaTGAAAGAAcattttcgttttttttgtcCTAAAGTTCATAAATGATCCAAGTTGGATTCACCAAACTCTCTTAACTGCAAAATGTATGCACTGTGCTGATGCCGGTAGTGTAGATCCGgaactaaaaacacaatttgacaGTGAATGTGAATACTGGACTAAAGTTTTGAAGAGGGCGGTTGCGGTGGTGAAGTTTTTAGGGGAGTGAG
It contains:
- the gas1b gene encoding growth arrest-specific protein 1b; this encodes MAGRAILMERAAVLICSVFILTVGLCVGSPSHSRRLVCWKAILKCHGEPECHYAYDQYLYACASVLNGQRKKCPSHCISSLIQLNLTQSGPALEDCDCALDPVCRGTKQAIEPCLPRTSTLGCTEARRQCETDPACSSAMRDYLFHCRKLFGGERCTDGCRRVIANMRSISKAQQLDTCVCDGAERNICEYIKVSMETFCYDPDDRFAGSGFSDTEDDSEDDYTDQGDYQYVENSGDSTPCRSVLRVLTTILVLTTLL